The following are encoded together in the Vigna angularis cultivar LongXiaoDou No.4 chromosome 9, ASM1680809v1, whole genome shotgun sequence genome:
- the LOC108346211 gene encoding uncharacterized protein LOC108346211 yields the protein MQFFIRRPCHRSNPSLYIPTLPSLLSPPSPSCFLQQLCIVFKLCFFIPSSSFAFSIIHCSLFGFEMEFEDRFRHQAQRPKYDCLLFDLDDTLYPLKSGLAEACLKNIKDYMVEKLGIHPSKIDDLSNLLYKNYGTTMAGLRAIGYDFDYDEYHSFVHGRLPYENLKPDPVLRNLLLSLPYRKLIFTNADKVHAAKALNRLGLEGCFEGIICFETLNPIHKSTVSDDEDDIEFVGSRTTNPTTSSNAPANSQIFDIIEHFAKPNPTSVLPKTPIICKPSENAIELALNIANLKPQRTLFFEDSTRNIQAGKRVGLHTVLVGTSQRCKGADYALESIHNLKEAVPELWETDIKSEVAYPGKLAVETSVTA from the exons ATGCAGTTTTTTATTCGCAGACCCTGCCACAGAAGCAACCCTTCTCTATATATACCAactcttccctctcttctttCTCCCCCTTCTCCCTCTTGCTTCCTACAACAACTTTGCATTGTCTTCAAACTTTGCTTCTTCATACCCTCTTCTTCTTTTGCCTTTTCCATCATTCATTGTTCCCTCTTTG GCTTTGAAATGGAGTTTGAAGACCGCTTCAGACACCAGGCTCAGAGACCAAAATATGATTGTCTTCTTTTTG ATTTAGATGATACTTTGTATCCCCTCAAATCTGGTCTTGCAGAAGCATGTCTCAAAAATATTAAAG ACTACATGGTTGAAAAGCTTGGCATACACCCAAGCAAAATTGATGACTTATCCAACCTCCTTTACAAGAATTATGGAACAACTATGGCTGGTCTAAGG GCAATTGGATATGACTTTGACTATGATGAATATCATAG TTTTGTTCATGGGAGATTACCTTATGAGAACCTAAAACCAGACCCAGTTCTGAGGAACCTCTTGCTGAGCCTGCCCTATAGGAAACTT ATCTTCACAAATGCAGACAAAGTCCATGCTGCTAAGGCACTTAACAGGCTTGGATTAGAAGGCTGCTTTGAAGGAATCATATGCTTTGAGACCCTTAATCCCATTCACAAGAGCACTGtttctgatgatgaagatgacaTTGAGTTTGTGGGTTCAAGGACAACCAATCCAACCACTAGCAGTAATGCTCCAGCCAATTCTCAAATCTTTGACATCATAGAACATTTTGCCAAGCCCAATCCCACTTCAGTCTTGCCAAAGACACCAATTATCTGCAAACCATCAGAAAATGCCATTGAATTGGCCCTCAACATAGCCAACCTCAAACCTCAAAGAACA TTGTTCTTTGAGGACAGTACCCGTAACATACAAGCTGGAAAACGTGTGGGGCTTCACACTGTGCTG GTTGGTACATCACAAAGATGCAAAGGAGCAGATTATGCTTTGGAAAGCATTCACAACCTTAAGGAAGCTGTGCCAGAACTATGGGAAACTGATATAAA